In Holophagales bacterium, one DNA window encodes the following:
- a CDS encoding 7-cyano-7-deazaguanine synthase: MRRYTPRLTFACPLPRLPASKQASKQASKQASKQASKQASQPASHATSHPARRPVPVGVTRQEVPRLPIRARDGMGSNTALARQDVQAGPLSGQEDCVPVRQTNQAGKYWALCRPRAQQSEGGIMPGVAYESVHLLSGGLDSAVMIYQATREGQRVRALYFDMGTFPTNQELHSVKAITFDLGVPLEIVDVKGIIPLVRGYLPEGAIGPDEADMKDLEALVVPASGFPILLSVALYYAQLTKIETISVAVLKEQAQARPRMREFFEAFPQVANLVNFEGGAVPRFQTPFIDKRKTDVVSLGSEIGARFGDTWTCRLGGPVHCGTCSACRHRKRAFDEAGVADAVTFAQ, translated from the coding sequence ATGCGGCGCTACACGCCACGCTTGACATTCGCCTGCCCGCTCCCTAGACTGCCCGCAAGCAAGCAAGCAAGCAAGCAAGCAAGCAAGCAAGCAAGCAAGCAAGCAAGCAAGCAAGCAAGCCAGCCAGCCAGCCATGCGACTTCTCACCCCGCCCGCCGCCCCGTGCCCGTCGGTGTTACACGGCAAGAAGTGCCGCGTTTGCCGATTCGCGCTCGAGACGGGATGGGGTCGAATACAGCGTTAGCCCGACAGGACGTTCAGGCAGGACCACTATCGGGACAGGAGGATTGCGTTCCGGTTCGCCAAACCAATCAGGCAGGTAAATACTGGGCGCTCTGCCGCCCAAGAGCACAGCAATCCGAAGGAGGCATCATGCCAGGAGTCGCATACGAATCCGTCCATCTACTTTCTGGAGGGCTCGACTCGGCCGTCATGATCTACCAGGCCACCCGCGAAGGGCAAAGGGTCCGAGCGCTCTACTTTGATATGGGGACTTTCCCTACGAATCAAGAACTGCATTCCGTGAAAGCAATCACATTTGACCTGGGCGTTCCACTCGAAATCGTCGATGTGAAAGGCATCATTCCCTTGGTCCGCGGCTATCTACCCGAAGGCGCGATAGGGCCAGACGAGGCAGACATGAAGGATCTGGAAGCGTTGGTAGTTCCGGCGTCCGGCTTCCCTATCCTACTGAGCGTAGCTCTCTACTACGCGCAACTGACCAAGATCGAGACGATCAGTGTTGCCGTCTTGAAGGAGCAAGCCCAGGCACGCCCGCGAATGCGGGAGTTCTTTGAGGCATTTCCACAGGTGGCAAACCTCGTAAATTTCGAGGGTGGCGCAGTTCCCCGATTTCAGACACCCTTCATTGACAAACGAAAGACCGACGTAGTTTCACTGGGCAGCGAAATCGGAGCACGCTTTGGCGACACGTGGACCTGCCGACTTGGAGGGCCCGTCCACTGCGGAACATGCAGCGCGTGCAGACATCGCAAACGCGCGTTTGATGAGGCGGGCGTTGCCGACGCCGTCACGTTTGCGCAATAA
- a CDS encoding PhzF family phenazine biosynthesis protein: protein MKIPYFHVDAFAGEPFRGNPAGVCLLDHWLPDELMKRIAMENRHSETAFVVEESGALHLRWFTPVEEVQLCGHATLATAHVFFTKRGFPGNPLRFETASGPLTVSREGPLLVLDLPSLPTEPCEVPAALVRALGKPPVEARRARAYLALLASEEEVRDLQPDLESVEELDAAGLIVTAPGQTVDFVSRYFAPRLGVPEDPVTGSAHCALVPYWAARLDRTRLEARQLSARGGALRCELRGDRVRIGGQAVSYLDGVIEIEG, encoded by the coding sequence ATGAAGATCCCCTACTTCCACGTCGACGCCTTCGCGGGGGAGCCCTTCCGCGGGAATCCCGCGGGGGTGTGCCTGCTCGACCACTGGTTGCCCGACGAGCTCATGAAGCGGATCGCGATGGAGAACCGCCACTCCGAGACCGCCTTCGTCGTGGAGGAGAGCGGCGCGCTCCACCTGCGCTGGTTCACGCCGGTAGAAGAGGTCCAGCTCTGCGGCCATGCCACGCTGGCCACCGCGCACGTCTTCTTCACGAAGAGAGGGTTTCCCGGGAATCCTCTCCGGTTCGAGACCGCGAGCGGCCCGCTGACCGTCAGCCGGGAAGGCCCGCTGCTGGTGCTGGACCTGCCCTCCCTCCCGACCGAGCCCTGCGAGGTTCCAGCGGCCCTCGTCCGAGCCTTGGGCAAGCCTCCCGTGGAGGCTCGCCGGGCGCGGGCCTATCTCGCCCTGCTTGCCTCGGAGGAGGAGGTGCGGGACCTCCAGCCCGATCTCGAGTCCGTGGAGGAGCTCGACGCCGCTGGTCTCATCGTCACGGCGCCCGGGCAGACGGTGGATTTCGTCTCTCGCTACTTCGCGCCAAGACTCGGCGTTCCCGAGGATCCCGTGACGGGCTCGGCCCACTGCGCGCTCGTCCCGTACTGGGCGGCGCGGCTCGACCGGACGCGCTTGGAAGCCCGGCAGCTGTCCGCGCGCGGCGGAGCGCTCCGCTGCGAGCTGCGGGGCGACCGCGTCCGGATCGGCGGCCAAGCTGTGAGCTACCTCGACGGCGTGATCGAGATCGAAGGCTAG
- the idi gene encoding isopentenyl-diphosphate Delta-isomerase has translation MHESRHDEHVVLVEEHVVLVDEHDRVLGVAPKHSVHGATTPLHRGFSLFLFDGARRVLAQRRAAAKVTWPLVWSNSCCGHPALGEPVELAARRRLRDELGLDRVAALCVMLPDYRYRASRDGVEENELCPVLVARLPAGVEPRPDPEEIAELRWVVWEEFLAELTADPTPWSPWCREEIRLLAAAPAFRAWLDTDGAR, from the coding sequence GTGCACGAGAGCCGCCACGACGAGCACGTCGTTCTGGTCGAAGAGCACGTCGTCCTGGTCGACGAGCACGACCGCGTGCTCGGCGTGGCACCGAAGCACTCGGTCCACGGCGCTACGACGCCGCTCCACCGCGGCTTCTCGCTCTTCCTCTTCGACGGCGCCCGGCGCGTCCTCGCCCAGCGACGCGCCGCCGCGAAGGTCACCTGGCCGCTCGTCTGGTCGAACTCCTGCTGCGGCCACCCCGCCCTCGGCGAGCCGGTCGAGCTCGCGGCGCGCCGCCGGCTGCGCGACGAGCTCGGGCTCGACAGGGTCGCCGCGCTCTGCGTGATGCTCCCCGACTACCGCTATCGCGCCTCGCGCGACGGGGTCGAGGAGAACGAGCTCTGCCCGGTGCTGGTGGCTCGCCTGCCCGCGGGCGTCGAGCCACGGCCCGACCCGGAAGAGATCGCCGAGCTGCGCTGGGTCGTCTGGGAGGAGTTTCTCGCCGAGCTCACTGCCGACCCGACGCCCTGGTCGCCCTGGTGCCGCGAGGAGATCCGCCTCCTCGCGGCGGCGCCGGCCTTCCGCGCCTGGCTCGACACCGACGGCGCGCGCTGA
- a CDS encoding winged helix-turn-helix transcriptional regulator: MVQYSAGHFDTAFAAISDATRRGVLERLARSDASITDLADKFQMTLTGMKKHVGVLERAGLVTTEKIGRVRTCRLGQCRLEEEAAWIAKYHQLWAARFDALDQVIEDLKRKEKRDGRKKRK; the protein is encoded by the coding sequence ATGGTTCAGTATTCGGCCGGCCACTTCGACACCGCCTTCGCCGCGATCTCGGACGCCACCCGGCGCGGCGTCCTCGAGCGGCTCGCGCGCTCGGATGCGTCGATCACGGACCTCGCCGACAAGTTCCAGATGACCTTGACCGGCATGAAGAAGCACGTCGGCGTCCTGGAGCGGGCCGGGCTCGTCACCACCGAGAAGATCGGACGCGTGCGCACCTGCCGGCTCGGCCAGTGCCGGCTCGAGGAAGAGGCGGCGTGGATCGCGAAGTACCACCAACTCTGGGCCGCGCGTTTCGACGCGTTGGACCAGGTGATCGAGGACCTGAAACGCAAGGAGAAGCGCGATGGACGCAAGAAGAGGAAGTGA
- a CDS encoding SRPBCC domain-containing protein, with protein MDARRGSEPSPTKQVTVERTSDCELVVTRTFDAPARLVFEAWTRADLFQQWWLPKSMDMKLESIEMDVRPGGQYRLGFGGGMEFFGRYLEVIPPVRLVWTNEESGDAGPVTTVTFEERDGKTLLVLRELYPSKEALDAAGTGASEVMPETFQQLDELLARRPAGD; from the coding sequence ATGGACGCAAGAAGAGGAAGTGAGCCTTCGCCGACGAAGCAGGTCACCGTCGAACGGACGTCCGACTGCGAGCTCGTCGTCACGCGCACCTTCGACGCGCCGGCGCGCCTCGTGTTCGAGGCGTGGACGCGCGCGGATCTCTTTCAGCAGTGGTGGCTGCCGAAGTCGATGGACATGAAGCTCGAGTCGATCGAGATGGATGTGCGCCCGGGGGGCCAGTACCGCCTCGGGTTCGGCGGCGGCATGGAGTTCTTCGGCCGATATCTGGAGGTGATCCCGCCGGTGCGTCTGGTGTGGACCAACGAAGAGAGCGGTGACGCCGGGCCGGTCACCACCGTGACCTTCGAGGAGAGGGACGGCAAGACGCTCCTGGTGCTGCGCGAGCTCTATCCTTCGAAGGAAGCGCTCGATGCGGCCGGCACTGGAGCGTCGGAGGTGATGCCGGAGACGTTCCAGCAACTCGATGAGCTGCTCGCTCGGAGGCCGGCTGGAGACTGA
- a CDS encoding DUF2891 domain-containing protein, whose translation MTRRALGSSLLFALLTLVRLPAAASEAAPAGDPGARFAALALACVQQEYPNKIAHVMQSDADAKPPRELTPAFYGCFDWHSAVHGHWLLARLARLHPEAPYAATARAALGANLTAARLAGEARYLEGAGRVSFERPYGLAWLLQLGAELREWETPEARAWSAAIAPLETIAARRLVEWLPKLTFPIRVGEHDNTAFALGLALDWARAKGDPSGAIFETSVRRFYLGDRDCPLGYEPSGHDFLSPCLAEADVVRRVLAPAEFATWLSGFLPGLPRDGRGDWLAPGIVTDPSDPKLAHLDGLNLSRAWMLEGIAAGLPAGDPRRPALAAAAARHRAEALPRVTGEHYEGGHWLGTFAVYLTTGRGLASPGAR comes from the coding sequence ATGACCCGTCGCGCTCTCGGCTCGTCGCTGCTCTTCGCCCTCCTCACCCTCGTTCGCCTCCCCGCCGCGGCGAGCGAGGCGGCTCCCGCCGGCGATCCTGGCGCGCGCTTCGCCGCGCTGGCGCTCGCCTGCGTGCAGCAGGAGTACCCGAACAAGATCGCCCACGTGATGCAGAGCGACGCCGACGCCAAGCCGCCGCGGGAGCTGACGCCGGCGTTCTATGGCTGCTTCGACTGGCACTCCGCCGTGCACGGGCACTGGCTGCTCGCGCGCCTCGCGCGGCTGCACCCGGAGGCGCCGTATGCCGCGACGGCGCGCGCCGCCCTCGGCGCGAACCTGACGGCGGCGCGACTTGCCGGCGAGGCGCGTTACCTCGAGGGCGCCGGGCGCGTCTCCTTCGAGCGGCCGTACGGCCTCGCCTGGCTCCTGCAGCTCGGCGCCGAGCTGCGCGAATGGGAGACGCCCGAGGCACGCGCCTGGTCGGCGGCAATCGCGCCGCTCGAGACGATCGCCGCGCGCCGGCTGGTCGAGTGGCTGCCCAAGCTCACCTTCCCGATCCGCGTCGGCGAGCACGACAACACCGCCTTCGCTCTCGGCCTGGCGCTCGACTGGGCGCGCGCCAAGGGCGATCCGTCCGGCGCGATCTTCGAGACGAGCGTGCGCCGCTTCTACCTCGGCGATCGCGACTGCCCGCTCGGCTACGAGCCCTCCGGGCACGACTTCCTCTCCCCGTGCCTCGCCGAAGCCGACGTCGTGCGGCGGGTGCTCGCGCCGGCGGAGTTCGCCACGTGGCTCTCGGGCTTTCTCCCCGGCCTGCCGCGGGACGGGCGCGGGGACTGGCTCGCGCCGGGCATCGTCACCGACCCGAGCGACCCGAAGCTCGCCCATCTCGACGGGCTCAACCTCTCCCGTGCCTGGATGCTCGAGGGGATCGCCGCCGGGCTGCCCGCCGGCGACCCGCGTCGTCCAGCGCTCGCCGCCGCGGCGGCGCGCCACCGCGCCGAGGCGCTGCCGCGAGTCACCGGCGAGCACTACGAGGGCGGCCACTGGCTCGGCACGTTCGCCGTCTACCTCACCACCGGTCGCGGGCTCGCGTCGCCCGGGGCGCGGTGA
- a CDS encoding dienelactone hydrolase family protein — protein sequence MGMLISDAAVAADKVTKERITLGGVERVYYLAMPSELKPGETLPLLLAFHGSGRDGDSVVEKWARIARKERLVVVGLDALDHEQWQIPQDGPGPVYELVEALRQRLPIDPSRMYLFGHSAGAVFALRLVLLESEYFAAAAVHAGSFRTDGDYATIRLAKRKAPVMVISGDRDQFFPVGSVHATIQALKDAGIPAQVEIMKGHDHWYYTLATSINAGAWEFLKGQKLPSEPRYEAYIFR from the coding sequence GTGGGTATGCTCATCAGCGACGCAGCCGTCGCCGCCGACAAAGTGACGAAGGAGAGGATCACCCTTGGTGGAGTCGAACGGGTCTACTACTTGGCGATGCCGTCCGAGCTGAAGCCGGGCGAGACGCTCCCTCTTCTCCTGGCGTTTCACGGCTCGGGGCGCGATGGCGACTCGGTCGTGGAGAAGTGGGCCAGGATCGCTCGCAAGGAGCGCCTGGTCGTCGTCGGCCTCGACGCGCTCGACCACGAGCAATGGCAGATCCCGCAAGACGGACCGGGCCCGGTGTACGAGCTCGTCGAGGCCCTGAGGCAGCGGCTGCCGATCGACCCATCACGCATGTACCTCTTCGGTCATTCCGCCGGTGCGGTGTTCGCCCTTCGGTTGGTGCTCCTTGAGTCCGAGTACTTCGCCGCAGCTGCCGTTCATGCGGGCTCCTTTCGCACAGACGGCGACTACGCCACCATCCGGTTGGCAAAACGCAAGGCACCAGTCATGGTCATCTCGGGTGACCGTGATCAGTTCTTCCCCGTCGGGTCGGTCCATGCCACGATCCAGGCCCTCAAGGATGCCGGCATTCCTGCGCAGGTCGAGATCATGAAGGGCCACGATCACTGGTACTACACGCTGGCCACGTCAATCAACGCCGGTGCGTGGGAGTTCCTGAAGGGCCAAAAGCTGCCGTCGGAACCTCGCTACGAGGCGTACATTTTTCGGTAA
- a CDS encoding ACT domain-containing protein — MPELPELPDVPPTTEDVLRRSRLHRVPGVYVVARCAGVGDATRHLIVTRDELETTVITRPEHLADCEVLERNPDAWVLLAIDCANPFYCVGFLARLTSALATAGIDVLACSTFTRDSLLVQEAQTERAIAALRALGLRS, encoded by the coding sequence ATGCCCGAGCTGCCCGAGCTGCCCGACGTCCCGCCGACGACCGAGGACGTCCTGCGTCGCAGCCGGCTGCACCGCGTCCCCGGGGTCTACGTCGTCGCCCGCTGTGCCGGCGTGGGCGACGCCACGCGCCACCTGATCGTCACCCGCGACGAGCTCGAGACGACCGTCATCACCCGCCCCGAGCACCTCGCCGACTGCGAGGTCCTCGAGCGCAACCCCGACGCCTGGGTACTGCTCGCGATCGACTGCGCCAACCCGTTCTACTGCGTCGGCTTCCTCGCCCGCCTGACCTCCGCCCTCGCCACCGCCGGAATCGACGTCCTCGCCTGCTCGACCTTCACCCGCGACTCGCTCCTCGTTCAGGAAGCCCAAACCGAACGGGCGATCGCGGCGCTCCGCGCGCTCGGGCTGCGCAGCTAG
- a CDS encoding IS110 family transposase translates to MRKESSRPESTLTTRSAASTLYLALELSHREWKLAFTSGLAVKAQIRSVPAGDLARLREEIARARKVLALAAKCRVLSCYEAGREGFWVHRALTSIGVVNVVVDSASIEVNRRRRRAKTDRLDAAALADLLVRYDLGGRRVLAAVRVPTPEQEDARPLHRELCTAKDDRTRLINRVRGLLAGQGLRVETVHSDLDLAALRTWAGKPLLLGLARRLASELERLGVLHRRILELEAERRHALTLADTKASEQAALLTRLRAIGPNSARLLAHELFSWRDLRNRRQVGALAGLTPTPFTSGDTEREQGISKAGIRSVRYLAIEIAWGWLRFQPRSALARWYQKRFGKGGSRLRKIGIVALARKLLIALWRFVTFGEIPAGAKLKPA, encoded by the coding sequence ATGCGCAAGGAATCGTCCCGGCCTGAGTCTACGCTCACCACCCGTTCCGCCGCGAGCACGCTCTACCTGGCGCTCGAGCTGTCGCACCGCGAGTGGAAGCTCGCCTTCACCTCGGGTCTCGCCGTCAAGGCGCAGATCCGATCGGTGCCCGCCGGCGACCTCGCCCGCCTGCGCGAGGAGATCGCTCGCGCTCGCAAGGTCCTCGCGCTCGCGGCCAAGTGTCGCGTTCTCTCGTGCTACGAGGCCGGTCGCGAGGGCTTCTGGGTCCATCGCGCGCTGACTTCGATCGGCGTCGTCAACGTCGTCGTCGACTCCGCGTCGATCGAAGTCAATCGACGGCGCCGGCGGGCCAAGACCGATCGCTTGGACGCCGCCGCGCTCGCCGACCTCCTGGTCCGCTACGATCTCGGAGGTCGCCGGGTGCTCGCCGCGGTGCGCGTGCCGACCCCCGAGCAGGAGGACGCACGTCCGCTTCATCGCGAGCTCTGCACCGCAAAGGACGATCGGACCCGGCTCATCAACCGCGTGCGCGGGCTTCTGGCGGGCCAAGGCCTCCGTGTCGAGACCGTCCACTCCGACCTGGATCTCGCCGCGCTGCGTACCTGGGCGGGTAAGCCGCTGCTGTTGGGTCTTGCCCGACGCCTCGCGAGCGAGCTGGAGCGCCTCGGCGTGCTCCACCGTCGCATCCTCGAACTCGAGGCCGAGCGGCGTCACGCCCTCACCCTGGCCGACACCAAGGCGAGCGAGCAGGCCGCTTTGCTCACGCGTCTGCGTGCGATCGGGCCCAACTCGGCGAGGCTCCTCGCGCACGAGCTATTCTCCTGGCGTGACCTGCGCAATCGTCGCCAAGTCGGTGCTCTCGCCGGGCTCACGCCGACCCCATTCACCAGCGGCGACACCGAGCGCGAGCAGGGCATCAGCAAGGCGGGCATCCGCAGCGTCCGCTATCTCGCCATCGAGATCGCCTGGGGGTGGCTGCGCTTCCAGCCCCGCAGCGCTCTCGCACGCTGGTACCAGAAACGCTTCGGCAAGGGCGGCTCGCGGCTACGCAAGATCGGCATCGTCGCGCTCGCCCGCAAGCTCTTGATCGCCCTCTGGCGCTTCGTCACCTTCGGCGAGATCCCGGCCGGCGCCAAGCTGAAGCCGGCCTGA